Proteins found in one Anopheles aquasalis chromosome 3, idAnoAquaMG_Q_19, whole genome shotgun sequence genomic segment:
- the LOC126574474 gene encoding poly(A)-specific ribonuclease PARN-like isoform X1, producing MEITAKNFAEQLPEIRKAIQEASFFAIDCEFTGLASDRLIFPFDTPEEVYQKTVEANTQYIIVQFGLCAFRVEPAANGDDDESAPTEPRLTYKCYNFYCYPKGRTHIFSCQGESLRFLADHGFDFNKLFREGLSFATEAEAERLRSDLKERQANRAAALQAAADGTADDAEPADVNMVPVPAEHQEQIDETAAKIEAFLQSDDTELIVDNCNGFQRKLIYQMIEHKYQQRISTSTITLENNHKCIKVERKRTAEKDQEIEQKRVAQENEDLQTTIGLSVVLQELSKARKLVIGHNIFLDLLYTIRQFFKPLPTDFKEFKKLTKEIFPLLLDTKYLCTNAEIKVNVNSSILAHVYEAVSKAPFSIPKVQSGMPEHGYCVEEQKEHEAGYDAYLTGLCFLGLASRFNMDLQNLTKDSTLKQYLNKIFIARLLDNNYINLNGKEPTHSREHIFYVTFPESWRTGDIIGKFKPFGSVHINWLNNTSAFVSLHNRIASSSVLKTIGYHPGFAVHSFAQFTQMKLQRLGFKRRRNDSASAGKQGATSAGATAGTKRTATSDDTNAKKEAKEKGEALDNEEDERASDGDEQEANDEDTGADGWRTVKRARTTFATNDDW from the exons ATGGAAATCACCGCGAAAA ATTTTGCCGAGCAGTTGCCCGAGATACGGAAAGCGATCCAGGAGGCGTCCTTCTTTGCGATCGATTGTGAGTTTACCGGGCTAGCGTCGGATCGGTTGATCTTTCCCTTCGATACGCCGGAAGAGGTGTATCAGAAGACGGTCGAGGCCAACACTCAGTACATCATCGTCCAGTTCGGATTATGTGCGTTCCGGGTGGAACCGGCGGCtaatggggatgatgatgaaagcgCGCCAACCGAACCACGGTTAACGTACAAATGCTACAACTTTTACTGCTACCCGAAAGGCCGTACGCACATATTCAGCTGCCAGGGTGAGAGCCTGCGCTTTCTGGCTGATCATGGGTTCGATTTCAATAAGCTGTTCCGCGAAGGTCTCTCCTTCGCAACggaagccgaagccgaacgGTTACGGAGCGATTTGAAGGAGCGCCAAGCGAATCGGGCAGCTGCACTGCAGGCGGCCGCCGATGGGACCGCGGACGACGCCGAGCCAGCGGACGTTAATATGGTACCCGTGCCGGCCGAACACCAGGAACAGATCGATGAAACGGCTGCCAAGATAGAGGCCTTTTTACAATCGGACGATACGGAGCTGATCGTGGACAACTGCAACGGGTTTCAGCGGAAGCTCATATACCAGATGATTGAGCACAAGTATCAGCAGCGTATCTCCACCTCGACGATCACGCTGGAAAACAACCACAAATGCATTAAGGTGGAGCGCAAGCGGACCGCCGAAAAAGATCAAGAAATAGAGCAGAAGCGCGTCGCGCAGGAGAATGAAGATCTGCAAACCACGATCGGGCTATCGGTGGTACTGCAGGAGCTGTCGAAGGCGCGCAAACTCGTGATCGGGCACAATATATTTCTGGATCTCCTTTATACCATTCGACAGTTTTTCAAACCCCTCCCAACGGACTTTAAGGAGTTTAAGAAGTTGACGAAGGAAATATTCCCCCT CCTCCTAGATACGAAGTACCTGTGTACGAATGCGGAAATCAAGGTGAACGTCAACTCGTCCATACTGGCGCACGTTTACGAGGCAGTCAGCAAGGCCCCGTTTTCCATCCCGAAGGTACAGTCCGGAATGCCAGAGCACGGGTACTGCGTGGAAGAGCAGAAAGAGCACGAAGCCGGTTACGATGCCTACCTAACGGGGCTCTGCTTTTTGGGGCTTGCAAGTCGCTTCAACATGGATCTGCAGAACCTCACCAAAGATTCCACCCTGAAGCAGTACTTGAACAA GATCTTTATCGCACGGCTATTGGACAACAACTATATCAATCTGAACGGAAAAGAAC CGACGCACTCACGGGAACACATTTTCTACGTTACCTTCCCGGAGAGCTGGCGCACCGGGGACATCATCGGCAAATTCAAACCCTTCGGCTCGGTGCACATTAACTGGCTGAACAACACTTCGGCTTTCGTGTCGCTGCACAATCGAATCGCCTCGAGCTCGGTACTGAAAACGATCGGATACCATCCGGGGTTCGCGGTGCACAGCTTTGCGCAGTTTACGCAAATGAAACTGCAA CGACTTGGATttaagcgaagaagaaacgacTCCGCTAGTGCGGGGAAGCAAGGAGCTACTAGTGCCGGAGCAACTGCCGGTACCAAACGAACCGCAACCTCAGACGACACCAACgcgaaaaaagaagcaaaagaaaaaggggaagcatTAGACAACGAGGAAGACGAACGTGCATCGGATGGCGATGAGCAGGAAGCCAATGATGAGGATACCGGGGCCGATGGGTGGAGAACGGTGAAGCGAGCACGCACAACATtcgccaccaacgacgactGGTGA
- the LOC126574474 gene encoding poly(A)-specific ribonuclease PARN-like isoform X2, translating to MEITAKNFAEQLPEIRKAIQEASFFAIDCEFTGLASDRLIFPFDTPEEVYQKTVEANTQYIIVQFGLCAFRVEPAANGDDDESAPTEPRLTYKCYNFYCYPKGRTHIFSCQGESLRFLADHGFDFNKLFREGLSFATEAEAERLRSDLKERQANRAAALQAAADGTADDAEPADVNMVPVPAEHQEQIDETAAKIEAFLQSDDTELIVDNCNGFQRKLIYQMIEHKYQQRISTSTITLENNHKCIKVERKRTAEKDQEIEQKRVAQENEDLQTTIGLSVVLQELSKARKLVIGHNIFLDLLYTIRQFFKPLPTDFKEFKKLTKEIFPLLLDTKYLCTNAEIKVNVNSSILAHVYEAVSKAPFSIPKVQSGMPEHGYCVEEQKEHEAGYDAYLTGLCFLGLASRFNMDLQNLTKDSTLKQYLNKIFIARLLDNNYINLNGKEPTHSREHIFYVTFPESWRTGDIIGKFKPFGSVHINWLNNTSAFVSLHNRIASSSVLKTIGYHPGFAVHSFAQFTQMKLDLDLSEEETTPLVRGSKELLVPEQLPVPNEPQPQTTPTRKKKQKKKGKH from the exons ATGGAAATCACCGCGAAAA ATTTTGCCGAGCAGTTGCCCGAGATACGGAAAGCGATCCAGGAGGCGTCCTTCTTTGCGATCGATTGTGAGTTTACCGGGCTAGCGTCGGATCGGTTGATCTTTCCCTTCGATACGCCGGAAGAGGTGTATCAGAAGACGGTCGAGGCCAACACTCAGTACATCATCGTCCAGTTCGGATTATGTGCGTTCCGGGTGGAACCGGCGGCtaatggggatgatgatgaaagcgCGCCAACCGAACCACGGTTAACGTACAAATGCTACAACTTTTACTGCTACCCGAAAGGCCGTACGCACATATTCAGCTGCCAGGGTGAGAGCCTGCGCTTTCTGGCTGATCATGGGTTCGATTTCAATAAGCTGTTCCGCGAAGGTCTCTCCTTCGCAACggaagccgaagccgaacgGTTACGGAGCGATTTGAAGGAGCGCCAAGCGAATCGGGCAGCTGCACTGCAGGCGGCCGCCGATGGGACCGCGGACGACGCCGAGCCAGCGGACGTTAATATGGTACCCGTGCCGGCCGAACACCAGGAACAGATCGATGAAACGGCTGCCAAGATAGAGGCCTTTTTACAATCGGACGATACGGAGCTGATCGTGGACAACTGCAACGGGTTTCAGCGGAAGCTCATATACCAGATGATTGAGCACAAGTATCAGCAGCGTATCTCCACCTCGACGATCACGCTGGAAAACAACCACAAATGCATTAAGGTGGAGCGCAAGCGGACCGCCGAAAAAGATCAAGAAATAGAGCAGAAGCGCGTCGCGCAGGAGAATGAAGATCTGCAAACCACGATCGGGCTATCGGTGGTACTGCAGGAGCTGTCGAAGGCGCGCAAACTCGTGATCGGGCACAATATATTTCTGGATCTCCTTTATACCATTCGACAGTTTTTCAAACCCCTCCCAACGGACTTTAAGGAGTTTAAGAAGTTGACGAAGGAAATATTCCCCCT CCTCCTAGATACGAAGTACCTGTGTACGAATGCGGAAATCAAGGTGAACGTCAACTCGTCCATACTGGCGCACGTTTACGAGGCAGTCAGCAAGGCCCCGTTTTCCATCCCGAAGGTACAGTCCGGAATGCCAGAGCACGGGTACTGCGTGGAAGAGCAGAAAGAGCACGAAGCCGGTTACGATGCCTACCTAACGGGGCTCTGCTTTTTGGGGCTTGCAAGTCGCTTCAACATGGATCTGCAGAACCTCACCAAAGATTCCACCCTGAAGCAGTACTTGAACAA GATCTTTATCGCACGGCTATTGGACAACAACTATATCAATCTGAACGGAAAAGAAC CGACGCACTCACGGGAACACATTTTCTACGTTACCTTCCCGGAGAGCTGGCGCACCGGGGACATCATCGGCAAATTCAAACCCTTCGGCTCGGTGCACATTAACTGGCTGAACAACACTTCGGCTTTCGTGTCGCTGCACAATCGAATCGCCTCGAGCTCGGTACTGAAAACGATCGGATACCATCCGGGGTTCGCGGTGCACAGCTTTGCGCAGTTTACGCAAATGAAACT CGACTTGGATttaagcgaagaagaaacgacTCCGCTAGTGCGGGGAAGCAAGGAGCTACTAGTGCCGGAGCAACTGCCGGTACCAAACGAACCGCAACCTCAGACGACACCAACgcgaaaaaagaagcaaaagaaaaaggggaagcatTAG
- the LOC126574476 gene encoding venom acid phosphatase Acph-1, translating into MYYLSRRALIMVTCSMLITTIVLFTAYGVYGAPSSAEDHSEEAFDEFLTEDGSRASNYELKQVHVFFRHGQRTPADTYPNDPYLNFTFEPFDWGQLTNTGKLSVYKEIGEWLRETYGDFVGSTYRAANVYVQTTGVPRTQMTMQVVLAGLFPPANTGLRWNRNLNWQPIPYFSEPLSQDTLLLVRVSCPRYAETVNEVFKLPKIVTLMDANKQLYENLTKITGLTIATPDDVQSLYSTLKAESEFGLKLPVWTLDYYPDRLLPLTKKSYILNVYTDEMKRLKGGPFLRKTLNEWEALIANPNGSNKKLLMYAGHDSTVVNILAALRVWDQRLFPDYGTMGILELFRDTRNGKYGVVVSQKMLGAPVKRLTIPGCSRFCPIDQFKTVLAATIPTDWKTDCKPKNPDTVEPPPSGP; encoded by the exons ATGTACTATCTCAGCAGACGCGCGCTGATCATGGTTACGTGCAGTATGCTGATCACGACGATCGTCCTCTTTACCGCCTACGGCGTGTACGGAGCTCCATCTTCCGCCGAGGATCACTCGGAAGAGGCCTTCGATGAGTTTCTCACTGAGGATGGTAGCCGGGCGTCCAACTACGAGCTGAAGCAGGTGCACGTG TTTTTCCGCCACGGCCAACGTACACCGGCGGACACCTATCCGAACGATCCTTATCTGAACTTCACCTTTGAGCCGTTCGACTGGGGTCAGCTGACTAAT ACCGGAAAGCTCTCGGTTTACAaggaaattggcgaatggttACGCGAAACCTACGGAGACTTCGTTGGTTCCACGTACCGTGCGGCCAACGTATACGTGCAAACAACGGGCGTCCCGAGGACACAGATGACGATGCAGGTGGTACTGGCGGGACTGTTTCCACCGGCAAACACCGGTCTACGCTGGAACCGCAATCTAAACTGGCAACCGATTCCGTACTTCAGTGAACCACTAAGCCAAGATACG cttcttctcgTGCGTGTTTCGTGTCCACGTTATGCGGAGACCGTGAATGAGGTCTTCAAGTTACCCAAAATCGTCACACTGATGGATGCGAATAAGCAGCTGTACGAGAATCTGACGAAAATTACGGGCCTCACGATTGCCACCCCGGATGATGTGCAATCGCTGTACAGCACGTTGAAGGCAGAG TCGGAGTTTGGATTAAAGTTGCCGGTCTGGACCCTCGACTACTATCCGGATCGTTTGCTGCCGCTAACGAAGAAGAGCTACATCCTCAACGTGTACACCGATGAGATGAAGCGGCTGAAGGGTGGACCATTCCTCAGGAAAACGCTCAACGAATGGGAAGCATTGATCGCTAATCCTAACGGATCGAACAAGAAGCTTCTTATGTACGCTGGCCACGATTCCACGGTCGTCAACATTCTGGCGGCGCTGCGTGTTTGGGATCAGCGCCTGTTTCCCGATTACGGTACCATGGGCATCTTGGAGCTGTTCCGTGATACCCGGAACGGCAAGTACGGTGTCGTTGTGAGCCAGAAAATGCTTGGTGCACCCGTGAAACGCCTCACCATTCCGGGATGCAGTCGCTTCTGTCCGATCGATCAGTTCAAGACGGTGCTTGCGGCCACTATTCCGACCGACTGGAAGACAGATTGTAAGCCCAAGAATCCCGACACTgtcgaaccaccaccatccggaccGTAG
- the LOC126575628 gene encoding uncharacterized protein LOC126575628 has translation MNMFEANIRKVSDSLYNAVRLAAEYGNEETKQLKQYTELVEKLCETESLMNSHTKAIAEASREQTIDSFDRRYNAGTPSKKVQVKGHKRYKDFVQFAKPLLDTASGETSDQQQQEPAGDEELIMEEDPSTLIDPILKKPLEVPVRNMVCNHVYEKNSIEQLLKMNVNTRCPVVGCAAQGAVSAQHLKLDEQLLRKLRRLRDADR, from the exons ATGAACATGTTCGAGGCAAATATACGTAAAGTAAGCGACTCGCTCTACAACGCCGTTCGATTGGCGGCCGAATACGGCAATGAAG AGACTAAACAACTGAAGCAGTACACAGAGCTGGTCGAAAAGCTGTGCGAAACGGAGAGTCTTATGAACAGCCATACGAAAGCGATCGCAGAAGCCTCCCGCGAACAGACGATCGACAGTTTCGACAGG CGCTACAATGCCGGCACACCGAGTAAGAAGGTCCAAGTGAAGGGCCACAAGCGTTACAAAGATTTTGTGCAGTTCGCCAAACCCCTGCTAGATACGGCATCGGGCGAAAccagcgatcagcagcagcaggagccagCAGGCGATGAGGAATTGATCATGGAGGAGGACCCGAGCACTCTGATCGATCCGATCTTAAAGAAACCGCTCGAGGTGCCGGTGCGGAACATGGTGTGCAATCACGTGTACGAAAAGAATTCAATAGAGCAGCTGCTTAAGATGAATGTCAATACGCGCTGCCCCGTGGTGGGCTGTGCCGCCCAAGGGGCCGTCAGTGCCCAGCATCTGAAGCTTGATGAACAGTTGCTGCGTAAACTGCGCCGACTGCGAGATGCCGACCGATAG